Proteins encoded together in one Jaculus jaculus isolate mJacJac1 chromosome 7, mJacJac1.mat.Y.cur, whole genome shotgun sequence window:
- the Gpx2 gene encoding glutathione peroxidase 2, translating to MAYIAKSFYDLSAISLDGEKVDFNTFRGRAVLIENVASLUGTTTRDFNQLNELQCRFPRRLVVLGFPCNQFGHQENCQNEEIMNSLKYVRPGGGYQPTFTLTQKCEVNGQNQHPVFAYLKDKLPYPYDDPFSLMTDPKFIVWSPVRRSDVAWNFEKFLIGPEGEPFRRYSRTFHTINIEPDIKRLLKVAI from the exons ATGGCTTACATCGCCAAGTCCTTCTACGATCTCAGTGCCATCAGCCTGGATGGGGAGAAGGTAGATTTCAACACGTTCAGAGGCAGGGCAGTGCTGATTGAAAATGTGGCCTCGCTGTGAGGCACCACCACTCGGGACTTCAACCAGCTCAACGAGCTGCAATGCCGCTTTCCCAGGCGCCTGGTGGTTCTTGGCTTCCCTTGCAACCAATTTGGACATCAG gagaATTGTCAGAACGAGGAGATCATGAACAGTCTCAAATACGTCCGCCCTGGGGGTGGATATCAACCCACCTTCACTCTCACCCAAAAGTGTGAGGTCAATGGGCAGAACCAGCATCCCGTCTTCGCCTACCTGAAGGACAAGCTTCCCTACCCTTATGATGACCCCTTCTCTCTCATGACCGATCCCAAGTTCATTGTGTGGAGTCCTGTGCGCCGCTCGGATGTGGCTTGGAACTTTGAGAAGTTCCTCATAGGGCCGGAGGGGGAGCCCTTCCGCCGCTACAGCCGCACCTTCCACACCATCAACATTGAGCCTGACATCAAGCGCCTCCTCAAAGTGGCCATCTAG